A stretch of DNA from Mycolicibacterium celeriflavum:
GGCGATCTCGTCGGCCGACTGCAGGCGCGATTGGCGCCAGAACCCGTTGGTGACGCCCGTCGAAATGACCAGGGCGTCATACGGTTCGGCCAAGGTGCTGCCGTCGCCCCGCTGTACGAACACCTTTCGAGCGGCCAGGTCGACTCCGGTCAGCGTGCCGTGCAGCGTCCGGACGCGGTCGAGGCCGCGGAACCGGTCGAAGGTGATCCAGTTGTAGCGGGCCCAGTCGTCCGGTCGGCTCAGCCGCATGCCGAGTTCCTGGCCGCTGAGCAGACCGGGTTTGGCGGAGATGCCGACGACGTCGGCGTGCCGCGCGAGCTTGATCGCGGTCAGCACACCGCTGTCACCGAGGCCCGCGACGACCACCCGTGCGCGGCTCATCGCCCGCCGGTCCGTCAGGTGTCGCACCCGGTCACCCTAGCCAGTCGGCAGGCTGCCGACCTCCAGACCCGCGATCTGAGACTCCCCGTCGAAGATCACCCGGCCGAAGTCTTTGACCACGCAGCGCAACCGGCCGCCGAGATGCTCGAAGTCGGTGTCGACGTTGCGCCGCTCGGCGGGCAGCGGCACGGGCAGGGTGTGTGGCTCCAGATGCGTACCGTCGCCCTGTAATTCGATCTGGTAGCGCAGCGACGACGCGCGCACTCGCCACGTGCGGTCCCCGATGTCCGAGCGGACCCATGCGGTCGGCGGTGTCAAGCGCAGCACCCGCTCCCCCAGGCGCACCACGACGCCGGCTACGTCCTGCTTCAGCGGGCCGAGCGCGAGCAGACCGCCGGAGAACGCCACGGACACGTCCGCGTCGCCGAAATCGTGCGCCTGACCCCACCACCACCGCTGCGGGAACCCTGCTCCCCAGTTGCGCTCGGTGTAGAGCTTGGCCCCGTCGAAGTCCCACCGGGTTTCGTCGAATTCGACGGTGCCGCTGGCAGATCCGCCGAGCCGGTAGGGATGCCAGTACTGGCTGAGGAAAGGCACCACCGACGCGACGCCGCCGCCGGCAAGCGCCTTGGGCCACCGAACCGGGTCGTCGAACCGCATGTCGACACGGACGCCGGGCAAGGCGACGCGCAGCCGGTCGTACGTCGCGTGGAACTGCCCGTCGCCCGCATCGAGTTGAAACGGGCCGGCCCCGGCGCTCGCGTCGTCCAGCGCTGCGCTGTACACCCGGCCGCCCGGGTGCAGTGCCACCGCGGTCGTCGCCCAGTCGCCGTCGGGATGCTTGTTGACGCTGAACAACGCCACCAGCGCGCGTCCCGACGCGGCGTCGGTGATCCGCCAGAACCAGCCCTCCATCTCGGTGCCGTGCGAAGTCAGCGGATCGCTGAACGGCAGATCGGCGCCGGTGCGGCGATACAGGCCGGCAAGCGGTCCCGCGACGGACCTGGTCGCGTCCCTGGTGGTGTCGACGGTGGTCATGGGCACTACGTTGACCGTTGCGGCTGAACGCAAACCCGCTATGGCGGCGGCTGCAATCGGACCCGGTACATCGTCGGCCAGTACTTGCCGGTCAGCAGGTATTCGTCGCCGTCGACGTGGGCGATGCCGTTGAGCACCTTCTCGCGGCCGGCGTTCTGCTCGGGCCACAGCCCGGCGGCATCGACCACGGTGTCGACCCTGCCCGTCGCCGGATCGATGCGCACGATCATGTCGGTCTGCCAGACGTTCGCCCAGACCCGGCCGTCGACGCACTCCAACTCGTTGAGGTTGCGCAGCGGCTGGTCGTCGCGGGTGACGGCGAC
This window harbors:
- a CDS encoding tocopherol cyclase family protein, with translation MTTVDTTRDATRSVAGPLAGLYRRTGADLPFSDPLTSHGTEMEGWFWRITDAASGRALVALFSVNKHPDGDWATTAVALHPGGRVYSAALDDASAGAGPFQLDAGDGQFHATYDRLRVALPGVRVDMRFDDPVRWPKALAGGGVASVVPFLSQYWHPYRLGGSASGTVEFDETRWDFDGAKLYTERNWGAGFPQRWWWGQAHDFGDADVSVAFSGGLLALGPLKQDVAGVVVRLGERVLRLTPPTAWVRSDIGDRTWRVRASSLRYQIELQGDGTHLEPHTLPVPLPAERRNVDTDFEHLGGRLRCVVKDFGRVIFDGESQIAGLEVGSLPTG